The [Eubacterium] eligens ATCC 27750 genome segment TAATTATTTATCCTCCCAGCGAAGCTCTATAACATCACCATCATTAAGTGGCGATGAATAATCAGCATCATTTCCGTTATGTAAGAATACAAGATTTCCCCTTACCATTGTAAGATCAAATGGATAGAACTGGAACAGGTCAACAACTATATAATTAGTTTTGCCTGATAAAACAACTCTCTGTCCATTAACTATAATAGTTATATTAACCGGCTGTTTAACCGGTTCTTCTGATGAACTATCATCAACTTCTTCTGCTTCCTGCAGCTTTTCTGATGCCATAATGTTCTCATTATATTCCTCTAATGAAGATGTTCTTACCGTAAAGTTCTCATATACTTTAGTATTCTTATCTGCTGGTTCATTATTAACAGTTACATTAAGTGTCTTATAATCCAAGTCAAGAAACTCAAAAAGCTGTGCAACAGTATAGAAATTCTCCATACGGATTTTATCGCCATCATTAATATCATAGAACTCTGACTTTAACTCTCCATTGACATATGCAAATCTTGGGCAGACGATAGTTTTATCATTTACTATAAATGTTATCTGGGAATTAAACTCTTCAAGCTGTCCTATTGTTATGCTTGCCGGTTCTCCTACTGTAGATTCTGTTACAACTATTATATCATTCTGTTCTATCGGAGTATGAAGATTAGCCGGTCTTCCATTAAGCGTAACAACTGCACCTTCCCCGGCACTTCCCCTTACAAGTCTTGACTTTCCATTAACAGTAAAGTTAATCTCTGCTCCTCTTCTTGGGAAAAGCTTTTCATTAGGGAAGCCAATCTGCATAACAGCATCTACAACTGTAAGATTACTTGTATCATAGAGCTTTATTCGTTCTTTATTAACAGTAACAAATACAAAATTGTTCTTTTGCGTATAATAATTAGTGCATATACCGACAGGAGTTACATATAATGAATCCTTCTTGAAATTGTCAACCTGAAAATCAACTGATGTAAGTACTTCTTCACCTCTTACTGCTACTCTCTGGTGCGGTATTCCAAGACAATCAGCCACTCTTTCTGTATAACCTGGTATCTTGCCACCACCTCCGACAACAAACACAGCATTTACAGGCTTACCGCCATTAAGCTCAATAATCTTTTCTGCAACATCCTTTGCCATCGCATCCACAACATCAGCTGCTGCATTTCTTATTTCAAGTGCATCTACCTTCTGCGTGATACCCATTATATCTTTAAATGTTACAAGCCCTTTTTTCTTAGAGCTTGCAGACATTTTAATCTTTTCAGCAGTATTAAAATCAACAAGGTAAGTTTTTGCGATGCACTCTGTTATCTCATCACCTGCGCAAGGTATCATGCCGTATGCAATTATACAGCCATCCTTTGTAAGACAGATATCTGATGTTCCTGCACCTACATCTACAAGCCCTATGTTAAGAAGCCTGTACTGCTCAGGAATTGCTATATTCATGGCTGCTATAGGCTCTAATGTAAGACTTTCAACATTAAGTCCGGCATATTCAACAGCCTCATAAAGTCCATCAACTACCTCTTCCGGCAAAAATGTAGCAATAAGTTCAACTGAAATCTTAGAAGCCTTATGCCCCTCAAGATTATTAATATCATAGCCGTTAAGCTGATATCTTATAGGGGTGTTTCCGACACAATAAAATCTTGCTTTATCTTCTTTTTCGTTAATCTTATTATGTGCATTCTCAACCGCCAGAAGATTAAGTGAATAGATATGTTCCTGCGTAACCCGTGTTTCCTCTTCAAATTCATACTCAGCAGACGAATTAATAGTTTTAAGAACTCGTCCAGCAGCAGCTATGCATACTTCTGAAAGTTCCCTTCCAAGCTGGTTTTCAAGAGAATTCTTAACTTTTCTGATTGTATC includes the following:
- a CDS encoding cell division FtsA domain-containing protein, with product MDNTQSRKETLVFGLDIGTRSIVGVVGYMERNRFKVIAMAEQKHETRAMLDGQIHDIYKVGDTIRKVKNSLENQLGRELSEVCIAAAGRVLKTINSSAEYEFEEETRVTQEHIYSLNLLAVENAHNKINEKEDKARFYCVGNTPIRYQLNGYDINNLEGHKASKISVELIATFLPEEVVDGLYEAVEYAGLNVESLTLEPIAAMNIAIPEQYRLLNIGLVDVGAGTSDICLTKDGCIIAYGMIPCAGDEITECIAKTYLVDFNTAEKIKMSASSKKKGLVTFKDIMGITQKVDALEIRNAAADVVDAMAKDVAEKIIELNGGKPVNAVFVVGGGGKIPGYTERVADCLGIPHQRVAVRGEEVLTSVDFQVDNFKKDSLYVTPVGICTNYYTQKNNFVFVTVNKERIKLYDTSNLTVVDAVMQIGFPNEKLFPRRGAEINFTVNGKSRLVRGSAGEGAVVTLNGRPANLHTPIEQNDIIVVTESTVGEPASITIGQLEEFNSQITFIVNDKTIVCPRFAYVNGELKSEFYDINDGDKIRMENFYTVAQLFEFLDLDYKTLNVTVNNEPADKNTKVYENFTVRTSSLEEYNENIMASEKLQEAEEVDDSSSEEPVKQPVNITIIVNGQRVVLSGKTNYIVVDLFQFYPFDLTMVRGNLVFLHNGNDADYSSPLNDGDVIELRWEDK